In Rhizobium sp. BG4, the genomic stretch GAGATCATGACGCAGAATGCCGATCAGGAAAAACTGGCAATCGCCTACCAGCGCTCGCTGCAGACGCTCGGCATTACCACTTCGATCCGCACGGTCGATGATTCGCAGTATCAGAGCCGGACCAACAGCTTCGACTATGACGTGATCGTCAAATCCTATGTTTCGTCGCTCTCGCCCGGAAACGAACAGCTTTCCTATTGGGCCTCGGCGAGCCGCGACCGCGAAGGCAGCTCGAATTTCGCAGGCGTCGCCGATCCCGATGTCGATACGGCGATCAAACATTTGCTGACGGCCCGCTCCGACGAGGACTTTACCGCGGCCGTGCGCTCTCACGACCGGCTGCTGTTGTCAGGCCACTATGTGCTGCCGCTCTATCACATCGACCAGCAATGGATCGCCCGAAGCAAGCGGATCGGCCATCCGGACAAGGTGCCGCTCTACGGATACCAGCTGCCGGCCTGGTGGGACCAAAGCGCCCAGTAGGCGGTTCCTTTTTCCTGCCTGGTTGAAGTCGGCGGCGCGAGCGCATAGATGGCGTGAAGCACGGAAGCCAGAAAAGGAAAACACCATGGAACGCATTACCATCGACGTCGTCTCGGATGTCGTCTGCCCGTGGTGCTATCTCGGCAAGGCGCGGCTGGAGCTCGCCATTGCCGAAGTGCAGGACGAGGTCGGCGTCGACATCAACTGGCGCCCCTACCGGCTGAACCCCGACTATCCGCCTGAAGGCGTCGACCAGAAGAAGAGCCTGGAAGAAAAGCTCGGCGGCGCCGAGCGCGTGGCGCAGGCCCACAAGATGCTCACCGATTTTGGCAAGGAAGTCGGCATCAACTTCAATTTCGAGGCGATCAAGATCGGCCCGAATACGCTCGATGCCCACCGGCTGATCCACTGGGCGATGATCGAGGACCGTGAGAAGGCCGACAAGGTCGTCAACGGCCTGTTCAAGGCGAATTTCGAAGAAGGCCGCAATGTCGGCGATCACGCCGTCCTGCTCGATGTCGCCGATAAGGCCGGCCTCGACCGCGCCGTAACCGCTTCGCTGCTGGCCTCGGATGCCGACAAGGTTCTCGTCGTCGAGGAAATCGAATCGGCGCAGAAGATGGGCGTCAACGGCGTGCCGTTCTTCATCTTCGACCAGCAATATGCCGTCAGCGGCGCACAGACTCCCGACATCCTTGCCGGTGCGCTGCGCGATATCGCAAAGGCGAAGGCCGAAGCCCGCGCCGGGATGAACTAGCCCTTCGCCAGCTCCGCCAATTGCGTCATGATAACGGCTGCGCCCTGCAGCCGTTTTTCCGGCGTGGGGAGATCGCGGGTCAGGAACAGGCTGTGATCGGGGCGGATCTTCGCCATCGAGCCCTGCTTGCCGATATAGCCGACGAGATTTGCCGGGTTCGGGAACTCCTTGTTCCTGAACTGCACAACGATGCCCTTCGGGCCGGCGTCCAGCTTCTCGACATTGGCGATGCGGCAGAGCGATTTCACGTAAACAATCTTCAGCAGATGCTGGACCTCGATCGGCATCGGGCCGAAGCGGTCGATCATCTCGGCGCCGAAGCCGTCGATCTCCTTGAGCTCGGTGATTTCGCCAAGGCGGCGGTAGAGCGCCATGCGCAGGTGCAGGTCCGGGACGTAATTGTCGGGGATCATCACCGGCGTGCCGACGGAGATCTGCGGCGACCAGCCGGTATCGGCGATCTCGTCGACGCCCTTCACTTCGGCGACGGCTTCCTCGAGCATCTGCTGATAGAGCTCGAAGCCGACTTCCTTGATATGGCCCGACTGTTCCTCGCCGAGAAGATTTCCGGCGCCTCGGATGTCGAGGTCGTGGCTAGCGAGCTGGAAGCCGGCGCCCAGCGTATCCAGCGACTGAAGCACCTTCAGGCGGCGCTCGGCGGTTGCCGTCAGTACCTTGTTGACCGGCAGCGTGAAGAGCGCGAAGGCGCGCACCTTCGAACGGCCGACGCGGCCGCGCAGCTGGTAGAGCTGGGCAAGGCCGAACATGTCGGCGCGGTGGACGATCAGCGTATTGGCGGTCGGCACGTCGAGACCGGATTCGACGATGGTGGTCGACAGCAGCACGTCGTAGCGGCCTTCATAGAAGGCATTCATGATGTCTTCGAGCTCGCCTGCCGGCATCTGGCCATGGGCGACCGCGACCTTCAGCTCCGGCACATCCGACTGCAGGAAGGCGTGAACGTCTTCGAGATCGGCGAGACGCGGGCAGACATAGAAGCTCTGGCCGCCGCGATAATGCTCGCGCATCAGCGTCTCGCGGATGACGAGGCTATCGAAGGGCGAGATGAAGGTGCGCACCGCCATGCGGTCGACAGGCGGCGTGGTGATCAGCGACAGCTCGCGCACACCGGTCATCGCCAGCTGCAGCGTGCGCGGGATCGGCGTTGCGGAGAGTGTCAGAACGTGGACGTCGCTCTTCAGCTCCTTCAAGCGCTCCTTGTGCTTGACGCCGAAATGCTGCTCTTCGTCGATGATCAGCAGGCCGAGATTGGCGAAATTGATGCCGGCGCCGAGCAGCGCATGCGTGCCGACGACGATGTCGGTCTTGCCGTCGGCGACTTCCTTCTTGGTCAGCGCCAGATCCTTGGAGCCAACGAGACGCGAGGCCTGCTGGACGCGGACCGGCAGACCGCGGAAACGCTCGGAAAAAGTCTTGAAATGCTGGCGCGACAAGAGGGTCGTCGGAACGACCACGGCAACCTGGACACCGTTCATGGCGGCGACGAAGGCTGCGCGGAGCGCCACCTCGGTCTTGCCGAAGCCGACGTCGCCACAGACGAGGCGATCCATCGGACGGCCGGCGGCCAGATCGCCGCGGACTGCCTCGATGGCCGTATCCTGATCCTCGGTTTCATCATAGGGGAAACGCGCGGCGAATTCGTCGTAGAGGCCTTCGGGCGTCGTCAGCACCGGAGCGTGGCGCGTCAGGCGCTCGGCGGCGATGCGGATCAGCGCATCGGCCATGTCGAGCAGGCGCTTCTTGAGCTTGGCCTTGCGCATCTGCCATGCGCCGCCACCGAGCTTGTCGAGCATCGCCTCGGTGCCCTCGCCGCCATAGCGCGAGAGCAGATCGATGTTTTCGACCGGCAGGAAGAGCTTGGCCTCATCGGCATATTGCAGCTCGAGGCAGGCGTGCGGGGCACCCGCAGCCTCAATGGTCCGCAGGCCGATGAAGCGGCCGATACCGTGTTCGGCGTGGACGACGATCGAACCCTCGTCGAGGCCTGCCACTTCCGAGATGAAGTCAGCGGCGCGCTTCCGCCGCTTCGAGCGACGCACCATGCGGTCGCCGAGAATGTCCTGCTCGCCGATGACGATCAGGTCACCACTTTCGAAGCCGGATTCGAGGCTGAAGACGGCAGATGCCGCCTCGCCCTTCGCCAGCGCGTTGACATCCTTCAGCGCCTCGATCGGCTTGACGCGTTCGAGGCCGTGCTCATTCAGCACCTGCAGAAGCCGCTCCAGCGAGCCTTCCGTCCAGGCGGTGATCAGCAATTTGGCGCCGGACGCCCGCTTGTCCGCGATATACTTGACGACGGCATCGAAGACGTTGACGCGCTCGGCGTCACCGCCGCCTTCGGCGTTCGAGCGCGCCCAGCGCACGCCCTTGCGCGCGTCGATGTTGACGACCCGCCTCGCCTCGCCTTCATGCTCGTTGAACGGCGTCATGCGGATGGCGTTGAAGGCATCCAGCGTGCTGGCGAAGGTCTTGCTGTCGAGATAGAGCTGGCCCGGCGTGACCGGCTTGTAGGGCGTGCCCTGCGCCATCTGGCCCTTGGCGGGCTGGCCGGTGCCCAGGCGCGCGTCGTAATAATCAAGCACCAGCTTGGAGCGCTCCTCGGCGGCTTCGCGGACCGTGTGATCGGTGACCAGCTGGAAGCCCTTGAGATAGTCGAAGACCGTTTCCAGCCGCTCGTAGAAGAGCGGCAGCCAGTGTTCCATGCCGGCATAGCGACGTCCCTCGGAAACGGCGAGATAGAGCGCATCGTCGCGGGTCGCCGCGCCGAAGGCCGAGAGATAGTTCTTGCGGAAGCGGCTGATCGTATCCGGCGTCAGCGTCACTTCGCTCATCGGGTTCAGATCGAGCGAACGGACCTGCCCCGTCGTGCGCTGGCTGGCCGGATCGAAGCTGCGGATGCTTTCCAGCGTGTCGCCGAAGAAATCGAGTCGAACCGGCTCTTCCGAGCCTGGCACGAAGACATCGAGAATGCCGCCGCGCACGGCATATTCGCCGACTTCGCGCACCGTCGCGACGCGGTCGAAGCCGTTGCGCTCCAGGCGGCCGGCAATGTCGTCCATGCGCACCTGATTTCCAGGACGGGCGGAGAAGGCCAGGCTTTCGATGACCTCCTGCGGCGCCACCTTCTGCAGCATCGCATTGACGGTCACAAGAACGATCGCCGCATGCGGCTTTTTCTGGTGGGCGATGAGGCCACTCAGCGCCGCAAGACGGCGTGCCGAGGTATCCGCGCTCGGCGAGACGCGGTCATAGGGCAGACAGTCCCAGGCGGGCAGCGTCAGGACCGGGATTTCGGGAGCGACGAAAGCAAGCATCTGCTCCAGATCGGCCATGCGATGACCGTCCGAGAGAACATAAGCGACCGGCTTTCCGGCGCGCGCCAGCTCGGCAAGCAGCAGCGGCTCCATGCCCGCGGGCACGTTGCCGATCGTCAGCGGCTCGGAAGCGGCTGCGAGCTTCTTTGCATCAAATCCTGAAATCATTCCGGTTTCCTGGAAGCGGTATCGGCGGGGTATTCGAAATCCGGCTTGAAGGCGGCCAGGCGCGTAAACATCGGCGTCTGGAAACGCTCGGGCACCGGCCATGTTCCCATCACCCAGCGCACCAGATCGTTGTCTTCCTCGGCCATGATCGTTTCGAGTTCGTCGAGCTCGGCTTCCGACAGCGTTGCAATCTCAGCCTCGGCGAACTGGCCGAAGACCAGATCCATCTCGCGCAGCCCCCGATGCCAGCAACGGAACAAGATCCGGCGGCGACGCGGATCCAGTCCAGCGCTCGAGAGTGTCACACCTGTCATGGCAGTACCTTCCTGTTGATGCGCCTCTATAGACCCTGGAAAGCGGCTTGTCAGCCTTGCCAAGGCCCTATTGTTCATCGCATTTTGCGGCGATGCGCCCTACCATTCTCGATCCGCTGTTTTCTCCCGTTTCGGCCCTCGCCGGCGTCGGTCCAAGATTGCGGAACTGCTGGTCAAGCTGCTCGGCCGGGAAACGCCGGAGGATACGCGGATCGTCGATCTGCTGTTCCACGCGCCGCATTCGCTGATCGACCGGCGCAACCAGCCGGGTATCGCGCGTGCGCCACAGGGCGCCATCGTGACGATCACGGCGCGGGTCGACCGGCATCAGGCGCCGCCGCGCGGCAAGAGCAACATTCCCTACCGCGTCTTCCTGCATGACGAGACCGGTGAGCTCAGCCTCGTCTTCTTCCGCGGCCAGGCGGCCTGGCTGGAAAAGCAGCTGCCGCTCGACGAGGACGTCACCGTCAGCGGCAAGGTCGACTGGTTTAACGGCCGTGCGACAATGGTGCATCCCGATTACATCGTGAAGGCCAGCGAGGCCGAGAACCTGCCGCTGGTGGAGCCGGTCTATCCGTTGACGGCAGGGCTGTCGCCGAAGACCTTGCGCAAGATCGTCGAGGCCGCCGTGCCGCGCATGCCCGAGCTTCCGGAATGGATCGATCTGACGCTGACGCAGAAGCAGGGCCTCCCGGCCATTCGCGACAGCTTCCATATGCTGCACGAGCCACAGGATGCAGCCGATATCGATCCACAGGCACCGGCGCGCCGGCGGCTTGCCTATGACGAGTTTCTTGCCGGCCAGCTGTCTCTCAGCCTGGTGCGCCAGCGCCTGCGCAAGGTGGCGGGCCAACCCGTACACGCCACTGGAGAAATCAGCGGCAAAATATTGCAAAACCTTCCCTTTTCGCCAACGGGAAGCCAGACGACGGCAATTGCCGAGGCGCTCGTGGACATGGCCGGCGAAGACCGGATGCTGCGGTTGCTGCAGGGCGATGTCGGCTCCGGCAAGACGCTGGTGGCGCTGATGACCATGGCGGCCGTCATCGAAAGCGGTGGTCAGGCGGTGCTGATGGCGCCAACGGAAATCCTGGCGCGGCAACATTATGCGACGATCTCCAAATTCGCGGCCCCCGCCGGCCTCGGGATCGAGGTACTGACGGGGCGGACCAAGGGACGGGAGCGCGAGGAGATCCTCGAGCGCATCGCCTCCGGCCAGGCACAGATCGTCATCGGCACGCATGCGCTGTTCCAGGATAGCGTCAACTACAAGAGCCTGATGCTCGCAGTCGTCGACGAGCAGCATCGTTTCGGCGTTCACCAGCGCCTGCGGCTGACGGCGAAGGGTCTGTCGCCGCATATGCTTGTGATGACAGCGACCCCCATTCCCGCACGCTCGTCCTCGCCGCCTTCGGCGACATGGACGTCTCCAAGCTCACCGAGAAGCCTGCTGGCCGCAAACCGATCCAGACGATCACCATTCCAAACGAGCGCACCGGCGAGATCGTGCAGCGGCTGAAGGGTGCGCTTGGCGAGGGCAAGAAGGCTTACTGGATCTGCCCGCTGGTCGAGGAGTCCGAAGAGCTTGACCTGATGTCGGCCGAAGAGCGGCATTCGACGCTGGTTTCGGCCCTTGGGCCCGGCATCGGCCTGATCCACGGCCGCATGAGCGGACCGGAGAAGGATGCCGTCATGCTCGCCTTCAAGAGCGGCGAGATCCGGCTGCTGGTCGCGACGACCGTGGTCGAAGTCGGTGTCGACGTACCGGACGCGACGATCATGGTGATCGAGCATGCGGAGCGTTTCGGCCTGGCGCAGCTCCATCAGCTCCGCGGCCGCGTCGGCCGTGGCGACGAGGCCTCGACCTGCATCCTGCTCTACAAGGGACCGCTCGGTGAGACCGGCCATGCGCGGCTTTCGATCATGCGTGAAACCGAAGACGGTTTCCGTATTGCGGAAGAGGACCTGAAGCTGCGCGGCGAAGGCGAGCTTCTGGGCACCCGCCAGTCAGGCACGCCCGGGTTCAGGATCGCCAGCCTTGAAGACCATGCCGATCTCCTGGAGATCGCCCGCAAGGATGCCGCCTATCTGATCGAGCGCGATCCCGATCTGACGAGCGAGCGCGGAGAGGCCGTGCGCACCCTGCTCTATCTATTCCGGCGCGATGAGGCGATCCGCTTTCTTCATGCGGGCTGAGGCCTTCGGCTTCAGCGCCGCAGGCTCGGCGCCCGGCACGACCGGCAGATATTCCGGAGTGACGAGACCGCCGGAAACCAGAAGCTTGGCGCCGTCCTCAGCCGTCATGTCGAGCACGACGATCTTTTCGCGCGGCACGAAGATCAGAAAGCCCGCCGTCGGCACCGGGGTCGGCGGCAGGAAGACGCTGACCATGTCCTTGCCCATCGCATTGAACTTCGAGGCGATCTCGCCCTTGGCGTCGGTGGCGATGAAGACCAACGACCAGAGGCCGGCGCTCGGATATTCGATCAGACCGACCTTCTTGAAGGAATCGCTGCGCTCCTTGAGCACCGTCTCGAATATCTGCTTCAGGCTCTTGTAGATGCTGCGCACCAGGGGCACGCGGCGCACCAGCGACTCGCTGAACTGCACGATCGTCTGGCCGATCAGGTTCTTGCCGAGGAAGCCGATGATGGTGATGAAGATCATCGCGATCAGCAGGCCGGAGCCGGGCACGGCGAAATTCAGGTAACTGTCGGGATCGTAGCGCGCAGGGATATAGGGCTTCACCCAGCTATCGGCCCAGCGCACGACGGACCATGTCAGCCAGAGCGTAATGGCGATCGGGGCGCAGATGATGAGGCCCGCAAGGAAGTTGTTTCTGATGCGCGTGGCAATCGGCAGGCGGGGAAGCTTGTTGGTCATCGCTCGCGATGAACTCCCTTGAGTCTATCAGCTTTCGTGATCAGGCGCTCCCCCGTACCTTCGTAACGAAGCTGCCAGAATTCGGTTCCCCGGACAAGCCTCGTCCGGGGATTTCAGGCTTCACTCCACCGTGACCGACTTGGCGAGATTGCGCGGCTGGTCGACATCCGTGCCCATGAAGACGGCCGTGTGATAGGCGAGCAACTGGATCGGCAGCGAGAAGATCATCGGCGCGATGATTTCATCGACATTCGGCAGCGTGATCGTCGCCATGGTCGGCAGCTTGGAGGCGCCGGCACCCGCTTCATCGGTGATGAAGATGATACGGCCGCCGCGGGCCGCGACTTCCTGCATGTTGGAAACGGTCTTTTCGAAGAAGCGGTCGTAGGGCGCGATGACGATGACGGGCATGTTCTCGTCGATCAGCGCGATCGGGCCGTGCTTGAGCTCACCGGCGGCATAGCCTTCGGCGTGGATATAGGAGATTTCCTTGAGCTTCAGCGCGCCTTCCATGGCCAGCGGGAAGCTGGTGCCACGGCCGAGATAGAGAACATCGCGGCACTTGGACAGCTCGCGCGACAGGCTTTCCATCTGCGGCTGGATGAGGTTCAGCACGCGGCTCATGATGCGCGGCATTTCCGAGAGATGCTTGACCAGAACCTTCTCGTCCTTGGCGCTGAGTACGCCGCGGGCCTTGGCGGCGCCGAGCGCCAGCGAGGCGAGCACGGCGAGCTGGCAGGTGAAGGCCTTGGTGGAGGCAACGCCGATCTCGGGACCGGCCATGATCGGGAAAACGGCATCGGATTCGCGGGCGATGGTCGACTCGCGAACATTGACGACGGCGCCGATCTTCAGGCCGTTGTCCTTGCAGTATCGCAGCGAGGCGAGCGTATCGGCGGTTTCGCCTGATTGAGAGATGAACAGTGCCGCCTGCGTCGGCTGCAGCGGCATTTCGCGGTAGCGGAATTCCGAGGCAACGTCGATCTCGACGGGCAGGCGCGCATAGCGCTCGAACCAGTACTTGCCGACGAGACCGGCAAGATAGGCCGTGCCGCAGGCCGAGATCGCCAGGCTGCTGACCGACTTGAAATCGATCCCGGCGGCATTGGCGCCGATCGTATTCTCGGCGAAATTCACATAGTGGCTGAGCGCGTGGGAGATGACTTCCGGCTGCTCATAGATTTCCTTTTCCATGAAGTGGCGGTGATTGCCCTTGTCGACGACATAGGCCGTCGCCTGGGAAATCTGCTTCTGGCGCTTCACGACATTGCCGTTGAAATCGACGATCGTCGCGCCTTCGCGGGTGATGATCGCGCAGTCACCGTCGACGAGATAGGTGATTTCGTTGGTGAAGGGCGAAAGCGCTATGGCATCCGAGCCGAGGAACATCTCGTGCTTGCCGTAGCCAATGGCGAGCGGCGGGCCGGAACGCGCGGCCATGATCGTGCCCGGATGATCCTTCAGCATCACCGCCAGCGCATAGGCGCCGGTGACGCGGTTCAGCATCTTCAGCATCGCCGCCTGCGGCTGCAGACCCTCGCGCAGATACTTCGCCATCAGGTGGGCGATGACTTCGGTATCCGTCTGGCTTTCGAAGACCGAGCCTTCGGCGGTCAGGTGATCGCGGATTTCCGAGAAGTTTTCGATGATGCCGTTATGGACGACGGCGACGCCTTCGACGAAATGCGGGTGGGCGTTGGTTTCGTTCGGAACGCCATGCGTTGCCCAGCGGGTGTGGGCGATACCGGTCGTGCCCGGCAGCGGCTCCGAATCAAGGCGCTTTTCGAGATTGAAGAGCTTCCCCTCGGCGCGGCGGCGATCCATGACGCCGTCATGGACTGTCGCGACACCGGCGGAATCGTAACCCCGGTACTCCAGGCGCTTCAGCGCATCGACCAAACGCCCGGCAACCGGCTTGCTACCGACGATCCCAACGATACCACACATGAAATAATCCCCAACCGCTTCGAAATAGTGACGCCACTCCTAGCAATTTATTCTTATTTCTCAATCGGTCAGGCGGTCACTTTGGATTTCGGGCCGTAACTCAGCCCTTGGCCTTCTTCTGAGCCTTGATTGCCAGGGCGCGCTCGCGCAGCAGCTTGGCACGGTCAGGCTTTATTTCCTGTCGCGCGCGGCCGAATGCGAGAGCATCACCGGGGACATCATCGGTGATGACGCTGCCGGACGCAATGTAAGCGCCATCCCCAATCTGGACAGGTGCGACCAGCGAGCTGTTCGACCCAATGAAGGCGTTGGCACCGATTCTGGTCTCGTGCTTGTTCACCCCGTCGTAATTGCAGGTGATCGTCCCTGCCCCGATATTGGTGTGCGCACCGACCACGGCGTCGCCGATATAGGTCAGATGGTTGACCTTGGCGCCCTCGGCGATCTTGCCATTCTTTACCTCGCAGAAATTGCCGACCTTCGATCCCTCGCCGAGATCGGCACCGGGGCGCAGGCGGGCGAACGGGCCGACGGTGGCGCCGGCGCTGACATGGGCGCCCTCGATATGCGAGAAGGCATGGATGACGGCGCCGCTGTCGATCGTGACACCGGGGCCGAAAACGACATTCGGCTCGATCAGCGCATCCTGACCGATGACGGTGTCATGCGACAGGAAAACCGTTTCTGGCGCGACCATCGAGACGCCTGAGATCATCAGCTCGTGGCGGCGGCGCTCCTGCCAGAGGCGCTCGATATTGGCGAGCTCGGCACGGTTGTTGCAGCCGGTCATTTCGACCTCCGGCGCATCAACGGCCGTAACGCGCCCACCGAGCGAGCGGGCGATCTCGACGAGATCGGTCAGATAATATTCGCCCTTGGCATTGCTGTTGCCGATGCGGGCAAGCAGATCGAGAGCCTTGCGGCCGTTGATCGCCATCAGGCCGCTGTTACACCACTTGACGGCGCGCTCGGCATCCGTCGCATCCTTTTCCTCGCGGATGGCGATCAACTCGCCATCCCTGACGAGCAGGCGGCCGTAGCCGGTGGGCTTTTCGGTGTGGAAACCGATGACGACGATGTCGCTGCCATCGGCCAAGCCCTGACGTGCTGCCTTCAGCGGCCCATCGGTCTGCAGCGGCACATCACCATAGGTGACGAGGATGTCGTCATAGCCGCGGGCGATCGCCTCGCGTGCGGCGAGCACGGCATGGCCGGTGCCAAGCCGCTCCTTCTGCAGATGCGTCTCGACAGCAACGCTACCGATCGCGGCCGCCTTCGCAACCTCATCGGCATCACGGCCGACGACGAGCGCAACCGACGAAATACCCGCCTTCGAGACCGCATCGACCACGTGCGCGATCATTGGCCGGTTGGCGACCGGATGCAGAACCTTCGACTTCGAAGACTTCATGCGGGTGCTGTCGCCGGCGGCGAGAATGACGGCAAGGCAGGTGCGTTCCATGTGCAGG encodes the following:
- a CDS encoding DsbA family oxidoreductase; translated protein: MERITIDVVSDVVCPWCYLGKARLELAIAEVQDEVGVDINWRPYRLNPDYPPEGVDQKKSLEEKLGGAERVAQAHKMLTDFGKEVGINFNFEAIKIGPNTLDAHRLIHWAMIEDREKADKVVNGLFKANFEEGRNVGDHAVLLDVADKAGLDRAVTASLLASDADKVLVVEEIESAQKMGVNGVPFFIFDQQYAVSGAQTPDILAGALRDIAKAKAEARAGMN
- the mfd gene encoding transcription-repair coupling factor — protein: MISGFDAKKLAAASEPLTIGNVPAGMEPLLLAELARAGKPVAYVLSDGHRMADLEQMLAFVAPEIPVLTLPAWDCLPYDRVSPSADTSARRLAALSGLIAHQKKPHAAIVLVTVNAMLQKVAPQEVIESLAFSARPGNQVRMDDIAGRLERNGFDRVATVREVGEYAVRGGILDVFVPGSEEPVRLDFFGDTLESIRSFDPASQRTTGQVRSLDLNPMSEVTLTPDTISRFRKNYLSAFGAATRDDALYLAVSEGRRYAGMEHWLPLFYERLETVFDYLKGFQLVTDHTVREAAEERSKLVLDYYDARLGTGQPAKGQMAQGTPYKPVTPGQLYLDSKTFASTLDAFNAIRMTPFNEHEGEARRVVNIDARKGVRWARSNAEGGGDAERVNVFDAVVKYIADKRASGAKLLITAWTEGSLERLLQVLNEHGLERVKPIEALKDVNALAKGEAASAVFSLESGFESGDLIVIGEQDILGDRMVRRSKRRKRAADFISEVAGLDEGSIVVHAEHGIGRFIGLRTIEAAGAPHACLELQYADEAKLFLPVENIDLLSRYGGEGTEAMLDKLGGGAWQMRKAKLKKRLLDMADALIRIAAERLTRHAPVLTTPEGLYDEFAARFPYDETEDQDTAIEAVRGDLAAGRPMDRLVCGDVGFGKTEVALRAAFVAAMNGVQVAVVVPTTLLSRQHFKTFSERFRGLPVRVQQASRLVGSKDLALTKKEVADGKTDIVVGTHALLGAGINFANLGLLIIDEEQHFGVKHKERLKELKSDVHVLTLSATPIPRTLQLAMTGVRELSLITTPPVDRMAVRTFISPFDSLVIRETLMREHYRGGQSFYVCPRLADLEDVHAFLQSDVPELKVAVAHGQMPAGELEDIMNAFYEGRYDVLLSTTIVESGLDVPTANTLIVHRADMFGLAQLYQLRGRVGRSKVRAFALFTLPVNKVLTATAERRLKVLQSLDTLGAGFQLASHDLDIRGAGNLLGEEQSGHIKEVGFELYQQMLEEAVAEVKGVDEIADTGWSPQISVGTPVMIPDNYVPDLHLRMALYRRLGEITELKEIDGFGAEMIDRFGPMPIEVQHLLKIVYVKSLCRIANVEKLDAGPKGIVVQFRNKEFPNPANLVGYIGKQGSMAKIRPDHSLFLTRDLPTPEKRLQGAAVIMTQLAELAKG
- a CDS encoding succinate dehydrogenase assembly factor 2, producing the protein MTGVTLSSAGLDPRRRRILFRCWHRGLREMDLVFGQFAEAEIATLSEAELDELETIMAEEDNDLVRWVMGTWPVPERFQTPMFTRLAAFKPDFEYPADTASRKPE
- a CDS encoding DUF502 domain-containing protein encodes the protein MTNKLPRLPIATRIRNNFLAGLIICAPIAITLWLTWSVVRWADSWVKPYIPARYDPDSYLNFAVPGSGLLIAMIFITIIGFLGKNLIGQTIVQFSESLVRRVPLVRSIYKSLKQIFETVLKERSDSFKKVGLIEYPSAGLWSLVFIATDAKGEIASKFNAMGKDMVSVFLPPTPVPTAGFLIFVPREKIVVLDMTAEDGAKLLVSGGLVTPEYLPVVPGAEPAALKPKASARMKKADRLIAPE
- the glmS gene encoding glutamine--fructose-6-phosphate transaminase (isomerizing), which encodes MCGIVGIVGSKPVAGRLVDALKRLEYRGYDSAGVATVHDGVMDRRRAEGKLFNLEKRLDSEPLPGTTGIAHTRWATHGVPNETNAHPHFVEGVAVVHNGIIENFSEIRDHLTAEGSVFESQTDTEVIAHLMAKYLREGLQPQAAMLKMLNRVTGAYALAVMLKDHPGTIMAARSGPPLAIGYGKHEMFLGSDAIALSPFTNEITYLVDGDCAIITREGATIVDFNGNVVKRQKQISQATAYVVDKGNHRHFMEKEIYEQPEVISHALSHYVNFAENTIGANAAGIDFKSVSSLAISACGTAYLAGLVGKYWFERYARLPVEIDVASEFRYREMPLQPTQAALFISQSGETADTLASLRYCKDNGLKIGAVVNVRESTIARESDAVFPIMAGPEIGVASTKAFTCQLAVLASLALGAAKARGVLSAKDEKVLVKHLSEMPRIMSRVLNLIQPQMESLSRELSKCRDVLYLGRGTSFPLAMEGALKLKEISYIHAEGYAAGELKHGPIALIDENMPVIVIAPYDRFFEKTVSNMQEVAARGGRIIFITDEAGAGASKLPTMATITLPNVDEIIAPMIFSLPIQLLAYHTAVFMGTDVDQPRNLAKSVTVE
- the glmU gene encoding bifunctional UDP-N-acetylglucosamine diphosphorylase/glucosamine-1-phosphate N-acetyltransferase GlmU; the encoded protein is MERTCLAVILAAGDSTRMKSSKSKVLHPVANRPMIAHVVDAVSKAGISSVALVVGRDADEVAKAAAIGSVAVETHLQKERLGTGHAVLAAREAIARGYDDILVTYGDVPLQTDGPLKAARQGLADGSDIVVIGFHTEKPTGYGRLLVRDGELIAIREEKDATDAERAVKWCNSGLMAINGRKALDLLARIGNSNAKGEYYLTDLVEIARSLGGRVTAVDAPEVEMTGCNNRAELANIERLWQERRRHELMISGVSMVAPETVFLSHDTVIGQDALIEPNVVFGPGVTIDSGAVIHAFSHIEGAHVSAGATVGPFARLRPGADLGEGSKVGNFCEVKNGKIAEGAKVNHLTYIGDAVVGAHTNIGAGTITCNYDGVNKHETRIGANAFIGSNSSLVAPVQIGDGAYIASGSVITDDVPGDALAFGRARQEIKPDRAKLLRERALAIKAQKKAKG